The following proteins are encoded in a genomic region of Oryzias latipes chromosome 17, ASM223467v1:
- the npc1 gene encoding Niemann-Pick C1 protein — translation MGPAAGRCASRGLLFIFLAATVYFRWVEAHHCIWYGECGDSPVPGKKFNCNYTGPPLPLEPEAYDLLTELCPGYDYGNRSLCCNANQLRTLKGSLQLPLQFLSRCPACFYNLMNLFCELTCSPHQSQFTKATKFNDSNVMEVQYYIGKTFASAMYNACSDVQAPSSNVKALSLLCGKVAQECNATNWIQYMFSTSNGQAPFPINPIFSDVEVSGFTPMNNKTYACTEGLEDGSGPCSCQDCTNACGPKPIPPVVPPPWTIFGVDAMNVIMWFSYLSFLLVFLGAVLGAWCYRRRTVMSEYGPILDSNNPLSLNSDDLGQASPSCCETLGERFENFLRVLFSSWGSFCVRNPFVVILGSLLLVVAFSYGLRYMRITTDPVELWSSPASQARQEKDYFDSHFGPFFRTAQLIITTSTKNNFTYSPYFGGSNVPFKPIFDKELLHQVLDLQLAIQSLVATYEGQNVTLKDICVAPLAPYNNNCTILSILNYFQNSHSVLDHIAGDEFFTYADFHSHFLYCVSAPASLNDTTLLHDPCLGTFGGPVFPWLALGGYDDTNYNNATALVITFPLNNYLNDSVRLGKVLAWEKEFIGFMKNFSNSNLTVAFSAERSVEDEINRESNSDINTILISYIIMFVYISLALGHIHSFSMFLVDSKISLGIAGILIVLSSVSSSLGIFSYFGIPLTLIVIEVIPFLVLAVGVDNIFIIVQTLQRDDRMPNEELHQQIGRILGDVAPSMFLSSLSETVAFFLGALSIMPAVRTFSLFAGLAIFIDFLLQISCFVSLLGLDAKRQERNRLDICCCVKLPESQQIKSDGILFRFFKKIYAPVILQEWVRPIIVAVFVGMLSFSIAAVNKVQIGLDQKLSMPDDSYVLDYFKNLSEYLHTGAPVYFVVEDGLNYTSLDGQNVVCGGVGCNNNSLVQQVYTASLISNYTTIAYTPSSWLDDYFDWIKPQSTCCRFYNSTGEFCNASVINPSCVSCRPMTPAGKERPVGEEFMRFLPMFLSDNPNPKCGKGGHAAYATAVDLKPNDGGVGATYFMTYHTILKDSPDFINALKMGRVLAENISQSINHKAFAYSVFYVFYEQYLTIAYDTALNLGVSLAAIFVVTTVLLGFEVWSALMVSITIAMILVNMFGVMWLWDISLNAVSLVNLVMSCGISVEFCSHIVRAFSISTKRSRVERAEEALAHMGSSVFSGITLTKFGGIVVLAFSKSQIFQVFYFRMYLAIVLLGAAHGLIFLPVLLSYIGPSPNKAKVLATNKRYAGTERERLLNY, via the exons ATGGGGCCCGCAGCGGGGAGGTGCGCTTCACGAGgactcctcttcatcttcctcgcGGCCACCGTGTATTTTCGATGG GTTGAGGCCCATCACTGTATTTGGTACGGCGAGTGTGGGGACAGCCCGGTCCCTGGGAAAAAATTCAACTGTAACTACACGGGCCCCCCCCTGCCGCTGGAGCCTGAGGCTTATGATCTTCTCACG GAGCTGTGTCCCGGATATGACTATGGAAATCGAAGTCTGTGCTGCAACGCCAACCAGCTGCGTACGCTGAAGGGAAGCCTCCAGCTTCCACTCCAGTTCCTGTCTAG GTGTCCCGCCTGTTTCTATAACCTGATGAACCTCTTCTGCGAgctcacctgcagccctcaccaGAGCCAGTTTACGAAGGCCACAAAGTTTAACGACTCCAATGTGATGGAAGTGCAATATTACATTGGAAAAACGTTCGCCAGCG CCATGTACAATGCCTGCAGCGACGTTCAGGCCCCTTCCAGTAACGTCAAGGCCTTATCGCTGCTGTGTGGCAAAGTTGCTCAAGAGTGCAATGCAACCAACTGGATCCAGTACATGTTCAGCACCAGCAACGGGCAGGCTCCGTTTCCTATCAACCCTATATTCTCTG ACGTGGAGGTGTCTGGCTTCACCCCCATGAACAATAAGACGTACGCCTGCACCGAGGGTCTGGAGGACGGTTCTGGCCCCTGCTCCTGTCAGGACTGCACCAACGCCTGTGGCCCCAAACCCATCCCTCCTGTTGTCCCTCCTCCCTGGACGATCTTTGGTGTCGATGCCATGAATGTCATCATGTGGTTCTCGTATTTGTCTTTCCTGCTCGTCTTCCTCGGAGCTGTACTTGGAGCTTGGTGTTACAG GAGAAGAACCGTCATGTCAGAGTATGGCCCCATTTTGGACAGCAACAACCCGCTCTCTTTGAACAGCGATGATCTGGGTCAAG cgaGCCCATCGTGTTGTGAAACTCTGGGAGAACGTTTTGAGAATTTCCTGCGGGTCTTGTTCAGCTCCTGGGGGTCCTTCTGTGTGCGGAACCCATTTGTGGTCATACTGggcagtctgctcctggtggtGGCTTTCTCTTACGGCCTGCGATACATGCGCATCACCACAGACCCGGTGGAGCTGTGGTCGTCTCCCGCTAGCCAGGCTCGGCAGGAGAAGGACTACTTTGACAGCCACTTCGGGCCTTTCTTTAGAACGGCGCAGCTCATCATAACCACTTCAACGAAAAACAATTTCACATATTCTCCATACTTTGGTGGTTCAAATGTTCCATTCAAACCCATCTTTGACAAAGAGCTCTTGCATCAG GTTCTGGACCTTCAGCTCGCCATCCAAAGCCTCGTAGCCACATATGAAGGTCAAAATGTCACGCTGAAGGACATCTGCGTGGCCCCGCTGGCTCCGTACAACAACAACTGCACCATCTTGAGTATCCTCAACTACTTCCAGAACAGCCACTCTGTGCTGGATCACATCGCCGGAGACGAATTTTTCACCTACGCAGATTTTCACAGCCACTTCCTCTACTGTGTCAG CGCACCAGCATCTCTGAACGACACCACTCTCCTCCATGACCCCTGCCTGGGCACCTTTGGGGGCCCCGTCTTCCCCTGGCTGGCACTCGGTGGTTATGATG ACACAAACTACAACAACGCCACGGCTCTCGTGATCACCTTTCCTCTCAACAACTACCTGAACGACTCCGTGCGATTGGGCAAAGTCCTGGCATGGGAAAAGGA ATTCATCGGCTTCATGAAGAACTTCTCCAACTCCAACCTGACGGTGGCTTTCAGCGCCGAGAGGAGCGTAGAAGATGAGATCAACAGGGAGAGCAACAGCGACATCAACACCATCCTGATCAGCTACATCATCATGTTTGTCTACATCTCGCTGGCTCTGGGTCACATCCACAGCTTCAGCATGTTCCTG GTGGACTCTAAAATCTCTCTGGGCATAGCCGGCATCCTGATCGTCTTGAGTTCGGTGTCCTCCTCTCTGGGGATCTTCAGCTACTTCGGCATCCCGCTCACACTCATCGTGATCGAGGTCATTCCCTTCCTTGTGCTCGCCGTTGGAGTCGACAACATCTTCATTATAGTCCAAACGTTGCAG AGGGACGACCGGATGCCAAACGAAGAGCTTCACCAGCAGATCGGTCGCATTCTTGGAGACGTGGCTCCCAGCATGTTCCTCTCCTCTTTGTCGGAGACCGTGGCCTTTTTTCTCG GCGCTCTGTCCATCATGCCTGCAGTCAGGACCTTCTCGCTGTTTGCTGGTTTGGCCATTTTCATTGATTTCCTGTTGCAGATCAGTTGCTTCGTCAGCTTGTTGGGACTGGATGCCAAACGGCAGGAG CGGAATCGCCTGGACATCTGCTGCTGTGTGAAATTGCCAGAAAGCCAACAAATCAAGTCTGACGGCATCCTGTTTcgctttttcaaaaaaatatacGCACCAGTCATCCTCCAAGAGTGGGTCCGACCGATCATC GTGGCAGTGTTTGTGGGAATGCTGTCCTTCAGCATTGCTGCAGTCAATAAGGTGCAAATTGGGCTGGACCAGAAGTTATCCATGCCTGAC GACTCCTATGTTCTGGACTACTTCAAGAACTTAAGCGAGTATCTTCACACTGGAGCTCCCGTGTACTTTGTGGTGGAGGACGGTCTGAATTATACCAGTCTGGACGGCCAGAACGTTGTGTGCGGAGGAGTGGGATGTAACAACAACTCCCTGGTCCAACAAGTCTACACCGCCTCTCTTATCAGCAACTA CACAACCATCGCCTACACGCCGTCCTCCTGGCTGGACGACTACTTTGACTGGATTAAGCCGCAGTCGACCTGCTGCCGATTTTACAACTCCACCGGAGAATTCTGCAACGCCTCAG TGATAAACCCGTCCTGCGTGTCTTGTCGACCCATGACTCCTGCTGGGAAGGAGAGGCCCGTAGGAGAAGAGTTCATGCGGTTTTTACCCATGTTCTTGTCTGACAATCCAAACCCCAAGTGTGGAAAAGG TGGTCATGCAGCTTATGCCACAGCAGTGGACCTGAAACCCAACGACGGCGGCGTGGGAGCCACGTACTTCATGACCTACCACACCATCCTGAAGGACTCTCCAGACTTCATCAATGCCCTGAAAATGGGTCGAGTCCTGGCAGAAAACATCAGTCAGTCCATCAACCACAAGGCTTTTGCCTACAG CGTCTTCTACGTGTTCTACGAGCAGTACCTCACCATCGCCTACGACACGGCGCTGAACCTCGGCGTGTCGCTGGCCGCCATATTCGTGGTGACCACGGTGCTGTTGGGCTTCGAGGTGTGGTCCGCTCTGATGGTCAGCATCACGATCGCCATGATCCTGGTGAACATGTTCGGGGTCATGTGGCTCTGGGACATCAGCCTCAACGCAGTGTCTCTGGTgaacttggtgatg AGCTGCGGCATCTCCGTGGAGTTCTGCAGTCACATCGTTCGGGCCTTTTCCATCAGCACCAAGAGGAGCAGAGTGGAGCGAGCGGAGGAGGCGCTGGCTCACATGGGCAGCTCT GTTTTCAGTGGAATCACATTAACTAAATTTGGAGGCATCGTAGTCTTGGCATTTTCCAAGTCGCAGATCTTCCAGGTCTTCTACTTCAGGATGTACTTGGCTATCGTGCTGCTGGGGGCGGCGCACGGCCTCATCTTCCTCCCCGTCTTACTCAGCTATATAG GTCCGTCGCCGAACAAAGCCAAGGTTTTAGCCACTAACAAGCGCTACGCCGGCACCGAGAGAGAACGCCTCCTCAACTACTAG